A single Streptomyces mirabilis DNA region contains:
- a CDS encoding CobW family GTP-binding protein, translating to MSQPSPQQVPVVVLAGFLGSGKTTLLNHLLHRSGGSRIGAVVNDFGAIEIDAMAVAGVLGDSTVSLGNGCLCCAVDASELDEYLERLTRPSARVDVIVIEASGLAEPQELVRMVLASEHPRIVYGGLVEVVDAAEFDGTRERHPEIDRHLALADLVVVNKIDRADDGERVLRAVRELVDRAAVVPATYGRVDPEFLFDCRPSEERIGQLSFDDLHRHNESDPQGRHHHLHSAYESLSFSSEVPLGPRELMDFLDSRPEGLYRIKGYVDFGVQDRDNRYAVHAVGRFLRFYPEPWASAEARITQLVLIGSGIDTAALTKELEACKEDAPHADEHSMWGVLRYVQDRHVQDRYIQDSHVQDEEPDGLEETG from the coding sequence TTGAGCCAGCCCAGCCCGCAGCAGGTCCCGGTCGTCGTCCTCGCCGGGTTTCTCGGCTCGGGCAAGACCACCCTGCTCAACCACCTCCTGCACCGCAGCGGAGGCAGCCGCATCGGCGCCGTCGTCAACGACTTCGGGGCGATCGAGATCGACGCGATGGCCGTGGCCGGGGTGCTGGGGGACTCCACCGTCTCGCTGGGGAACGGATGCCTGTGCTGCGCCGTCGACGCCAGTGAGCTCGACGAGTATCTCGAGCGGCTGACCCGTCCCTCGGCCCGTGTCGACGTCATCGTCATCGAGGCGAGCGGCCTCGCCGAGCCCCAGGAGCTCGTGCGGATGGTGCTGGCCAGTGAGCATCCGCGGATCGTCTACGGCGGGCTCGTCGAGGTGGTCGACGCGGCCGAGTTCGACGGTACGCGCGAGAGGCATCCCGAGATCGACCGGCATCTCGCCCTCGCCGATCTCGTCGTCGTCAACAAGATCGACCGCGCCGACGACGGCGAGCGCGTGCTGCGCGCCGTACGCGAACTCGTCGACCGGGCCGCCGTCGTGCCCGCCACCTACGGCCGCGTCGACCCCGAGTTCCTCTTCGACTGCAGGCCGAGCGAGGAGCGCATCGGGCAGCTGTCCTTCGACGACCTCCACCGGCACAACGAGAGCGACCCCCAGGGGCGCCACCACCACCTGCACTCCGCCTACGAATCCCTCTCCTTCAGCTCCGAAGTGCCGCTCGGTCCGCGGGAGTTGATGGACTTCCTCGACAGCAGGCCCGAGGGGCTCTACCGCATCAAGGGCTATGTCGATTTCGGCGTCCAGGACCGGGACAACCGGTACGCCGTGCATGCCGTCGGGCGGTTTCTGCGCTTCTACCCGGAGCCCTGGGCCTCCGCCGAGGCGCGGATCACCCAGCTCGTGCTGATCGGCTCCGGCATCGACACCGCGGCACTGACCAAGGAGTTGGAGGCGTGCAAAGAGGACGCCCCACACGCCGACGAACACAGCATGTGGGGCGTCCTCCGCTACGTGCAGGACAGACACGTCCAGGACCGCTACATCCAGGACAGCCACGTACAGGACGAGGAGCCCGACGGTCTCGAAGAGACCGGTTGA
- a CDS encoding DUF6082 family protein has protein sequence MATQNSAIRRLGSDAWAKLALAANAVAERSSRQRRRAVLTEQHRLHFDLLCKAMDDPALAAVLNTYETEITSEEQRQYLFANALYINALYFHRIGALTRAELHGHFRIMCQNQIFRAYWVATEHHRKSLPDSSEEAELGRMMDSLIQDQTDSDTDEWWVVGEPDEESP, from the coding sequence ATGGCCACACAGAATTCCGCGATACGGAGGCTTGGCTCAGATGCCTGGGCCAAGCTCGCCCTCGCGGCCAACGCCGTCGCGGAACGCAGCTCACGGCAGCGCAGGCGCGCCGTGCTCACCGAGCAGCACCGGCTCCATTTCGATCTACTGTGCAAGGCCATGGACGATCCCGCCCTCGCCGCGGTCCTGAACACGTACGAGACGGAGATCACCTCCGAGGAGCAGCGGCAGTACCTCTTCGCCAACGCGCTCTACATCAACGCCCTGTACTTCCACCGGATCGGGGCCCTGACGCGTGCGGAGCTGCACGGCCACTTCCGCATCATGTGCCAGAACCAGATCTTCCGGGCGTACTGGGTGGCGACGGAGCACCACCGCAAGAGCCTGCCCGACTCCTCCGAAGAGGCCGAACTGGGCCGGATGATGGACAGCCTGATACAGGATCAGACTGATTCCGACACCGACGAATGGTGGGTCGTGGGAGAGCCCGACGAAGAATCGCCGTGA
- a CDS encoding citrate synthase/methylcitrate synthase: MPINRAATAPSITPVDVPRGLSGVVVTDTALGDVRGREGFYHYRQYSAVELAQTRGFEDVWHLLVHGELPDVARGAAFAARTAALRGLPDEVRTALPAIAAATGPSGPLAGLRTALSLLGASLGFRPVYDIDVDRRRADTLAACAAVPTLLTALYRLGRGLEPVEPRDDLPYAANYLYMLTGSEPDPARARAVEQYLISTIDHGFNASTFTARVVASTGADVAACLVGAVGALSGPLHGGAPSRALDTLDAIGTSDRIDPWIRERVLAGDRIMGFGHAVYRTEDPRSRMLRGIAQQFGGSLVDFAVEVEHRVEAILAELKPGRELHTNVEFYAGVVMELCGLPREMFTPTFAAARVVGWSANVLEQAEDPKIIRPAARYVGPVPPVPVPEPAEPVAG, encoded by the coding sequence ATGCCGATCAACCGGGCCGCTACCGCACCGTCCATCACCCCTGTCGACGTACCGAGAGGACTCTCGGGTGTCGTCGTCACCGACACCGCGCTGGGTGACGTCAGGGGGCGGGAGGGCTTCTACCACTACCGCCAGTACTCGGCCGTCGAGCTCGCGCAGACCCGCGGGTTCGAGGATGTCTGGCATCTACTGGTCCACGGTGAACTGCCGGACGTGGCGCGCGGTGCCGCCTTCGCCGCGCGGACCGCGGCACTGCGTGGGCTGCCGGACGAGGTGCGCACGGCGCTGCCGGCGATCGCCGCGGCGACCGGACCGTCCGGACCGCTCGCGGGACTGCGGACCGCGTTGTCGCTGCTCGGCGCGTCGTTGGGGTTCCGGCCGGTGTACGACATCGACGTCGACCGGCGTCGCGCGGACACGCTCGCGGCGTGCGCGGCCGTGCCGACACTGCTCACCGCGCTGTATCGGCTCGGGCGGGGGCTGGAGCCGGTGGAACCGCGTGACGACCTGCCGTACGCCGCGAACTACCTCTACATGCTGACGGGCTCGGAGCCGGACCCTGCTCGGGCCCGGGCGGTGGAGCAGTACTTGATATCAACCATTGATCACGGATTCAATGCGTCAACCTTTACCGCGCGGGTGGTCGCGTCGACCGGGGCGGACGTGGCCGCGTGCCTGGTGGGTGCGGTCGGGGCGCTGTCGGGCCCGCTGCACGGCGGTGCGCCGAGCCGGGCCCTGGACACCCTCGATGCGATCGGCACTTCCGACCGCATCGACCCCTGGATCCGTGAACGAGTCCTCGCGGGCGATCGCATCATGGGCTTCGGACACGCGGTGTACCGCACCGAGGACCCCCGCTCCCGCATGCTCCGCGGTATCGCCCAGCAGTTCGGTGGTTCTCTGGTCGATTTCGCCGTCGAGGTCGAACACCGGGTGGAGGCGATCCTGGCCGAGCTGAAGCCCGGCCGCGAACTCCACACCAACGTGGAGTTCTACGCGGGCGTGGTCATGGAACTGTGCGGTCTCCCGCGGGAGATGTTCACCCCCACCTTCGCCGCGGCCCGCGTCGTCGGCTGGAGCGCCAACGTCCTGGAACAGGCGGAGGACCCGAAGATCATCCGTCCGGCGGCACGGTATGTGGGGCCGGTTCCGCCGGTGCCGGTGCCGGAACCGGCGGAACCGGTGGCCGGCTGA
- a CDS encoding citrate synthase, translating to MRDQEPAGSTHEGPGGRGGRRLSTREAAELLGVKPETVYAYVSRGQLSSRRDPGGRGSTFDAKDVEALARRNRRDSSGSSSTGGELSVRTRITLIDKDRYYYRGVDATELAARHSYEEIAEWLWTGELRPGVTFTAPETSVTAARRAVDALPEHSGPTDRLRVAAIAASAADPLRFDLSESAVLGTARTLIPTLVAALPPLRRDHRDEGPLAHRLWGRLTGRTPDQASLRVLDTALGLLVDHDLAASTLAVRVAASARAHPYAAVSAGLGVLEGPLHGAASGLAHRLLLDVLDRGTAAPVVADELRAGRRVPGLGHRLYTGEDPRARALFALLEEVPGAAPALAAAQDIVTTTARHTPLHANVDLALAVLTVSSGMSASAGETVFAVARTAGWIAHTLEEYEERPLRMRPSGHYVGARPPQPLPE from the coding sequence ATGAGGGATCAGGAACCGGCAGGGTCGACACACGAAGGACCTGGAGGCCGCGGAGGCCGGCGGCTCAGCACCAGGGAGGCCGCCGAGCTGCTCGGCGTGAAGCCCGAGACCGTGTACGCATATGTGAGCCGCGGTCAGCTCAGCAGCCGACGCGACCCCGGAGGTCGCGGCAGCACCTTCGACGCCAAGGACGTGGAGGCGCTCGCTCGGCGCAACAGGCGTGACTCCAGCGGGAGTTCGAGCACAGGCGGCGAGCTGTCCGTCCGTACCCGCATCACTCTCATCGACAAGGACCGGTACTACTACCGAGGCGTCGACGCGACCGAACTGGCCGCGCGTCACTCCTACGAAGAGATCGCCGAATGGCTGTGGACCGGAGAGCTGCGCCCCGGCGTCACGTTCACCGCCCCGGAGACGTCCGTCACCGCCGCTCGCCGCGCCGTGGACGCGCTGCCCGAGCACAGCGGTCCCACGGACCGGCTCCGGGTCGCCGCGATCGCCGCCTCGGCCGCCGATCCACTGCGCTTCGACCTCTCGGAGAGCGCCGTCCTCGGCACCGCGCGCACCCTCATCCCCACCCTCGTCGCCGCCCTCCCGCCCCTGCGTCGCGACCACCGCGACGAAGGCCCGCTGGCTCACCGGCTGTGGGGACGCCTCACCGGCCGGACTCCCGACCAGGCGTCACTTCGAGTGCTGGACACGGCACTCGGCCTGCTCGTCGACCACGACCTGGCCGCCTCGACTCTCGCGGTGCGGGTCGCCGCCTCGGCACGGGCACACCCGTATGCCGCCGTCTCGGCGGGCCTCGGTGTGCTCGAAGGCCCTCTGCACGGCGCGGCCAGCGGCCTCGCCCACCGGCTGCTCCTCGACGTCCTCGACCGGGGCACCGCGGCCCCCGTGGTCGCCGACGAGCTGCGCGCCGGACGCCGCGTCCCCGGGCTCGGCCACCGGCTCTACACCGGCGAGGACCCACGCGCGCGTGCCCTGTTCGCCCTCCTGGAGGAGGTCCCAGGCGCGGCGCCCGCCCTGGCGGCGGCCCAGGACATCGTGACCACCACCGCCCGGCACACTCCCCTGCACGCCAACGTCGACCTGGCGCTGGCCGTCCTCACGGTCTCCTCCGGCATGTCCGCCTCCGCCGGGGAGACTGTTTTCGCCGTCGCCCGAACAGCGGGATGGATCGCCCACACCCTGGAGGAGTACGAGGAACGCCCGCTGCGCATGCGCCCGAGCGGCCACTACGTAGGAGCGCGGCCGCCGCAGCCACTCCCCGAGTGA
- a CDS encoding sucrase ferredoxin yields the protein MSTCTTASRDLDEPLAGTAATARTWLLLEQPGPWGAKALTSSHLDPALGRALEAAAQDTGVRIALIRRPGRHADCGTPAERQVYAAHTTPGNVWLHSATTCAPERLLDLDFTALGKGDPRTFDAALQGRRHTGDPLALVCTNGKRDRCCALLGRPLAAELAASGVAGAWEVTHLGGHRFSPTLLVLPFGYAYGRAEAHAVKEILQGVREGRVVTEGCRGNSAWERPGQAAELAVRRACGEHAAEALGVVRTDGVAPRWEVTVAHTDGRLWRVIVAQGASLPPRPESCGSALGSPARMDVVAVREMPRAAIPVAC from the coding sequence GTGAGTACGTGCACGACCGCGTCCCGGGACCTCGACGAGCCCCTCGCGGGGACCGCGGCGACCGCGAGGACATGGCTGCTCCTCGAACAGCCGGGCCCCTGGGGTGCCAAGGCGCTCACGTCGAGCCACCTGGACCCGGCACTCGGCCGCGCGCTCGAAGCCGCAGCCCAGGACACCGGGGTGCGGATCGCGCTCATCCGCCGCCCCGGGCGGCACGCCGACTGCGGTACGCCCGCCGAGCGCCAGGTGTACGCGGCTCACACCACCCCGGGCAACGTATGGCTGCACAGCGCCACGACGTGCGCTCCTGAGCGGTTGCTCGACCTGGACTTCACCGCGCTCGGCAAGGGAGACCCCCGCACCTTCGACGCGGCTCTCCAGGGTCGGCGCCACACGGGCGACCCGCTCGCGCTCGTCTGCACCAACGGCAAGCGCGACCGCTGCTGCGCCCTCCTGGGCCGGCCCCTCGCGGCGGAACTCGCCGCCTCTGGCGTGGCGGGCGCGTGGGAGGTCACCCACCTCGGCGGTCACCGCTTCTCGCCGACCCTGCTCGTCCTGCCGTTCGGATACGCCTATGGGCGGGCCGAGGCCCACGCGGTCAAGGAGATCCTCCAGGGCGTGCGGGAGGGCCGCGTCGTCACGGAGGGCTGCCGCGGCAACTCGGCGTGGGAGCGGCCCGGGCAGGCGGCGGAGCTGGCCGTGCGCAGGGCCTGCGGAGAGCACGCCGCGGAAGCCCTCGGCGTCGTCCGCACGGACGGCGTGGCGCCGCGCTGGGAGGTGACCGTCGCCCACACCGACGGGCGCCTGTGGCGCGTCATCGTCGCGCAGGGCGCCTCACTGCCGCCCCGCCCGGAGAGCTGCGGCTCGGCGCTGGGCTCCCCGGCCCGGATGGACGTGGTCGCCGTACGGGAGATGCCCCGGGCCGCGATCCCCGTAGCCTGCTGA
- a CDS encoding sensor histidine kinase has translation MSPTPPARRLRLGLPRRAFSQVLLMQVAIAAGVAVLATGLFLAPLSAQLDDEAMRRALAIAQTTAAQPQIARDMQTTLPSVKGPVQVAAERIRKASGADYVVVMNTHWVRWSHKDTSQIGGVVSTNPSQALAGKDVMEIDTGTLGRSARGKVPLRDADGHIIGAVSVGIKYDSVRARLIHAIPGLLAYAGGALAVGAFAAYLLSRRVQRQTRDLAFSDISALLAEREAMLHGIREGVIALDRVGRVRLLNDEAQRLLGLDAEAIGQPLDDALGPGRTTDVLAGRVTGTDLLTVRGQRVLVANRMPTDDGGAVATLRDRTELEQLGRELDSTRGLIDALRAQDHEHANRMHTVLGLLELEMYDDAVEFVGEVVGDHRVTAEQVTEKIHDPLLAALLVGKATVAAERGVALWVADGTRLPDRLVDPRGLVTVVGNLVDNALDAVAGTPHARVEVELRAEGRTAVLRVRDTGPGIPAERRELIFTDGWSTKKPPAHGKRGLGLSLVRRLAERQGGSAEAAEADGGGAEFTVVLPEALTEAGLGPTEGLGPTEGLVPTEGLVPGPEGEPGRGPAPELVRQPDAFSQDSMGTTTAEEESR, from the coding sequence ATGAGCCCCACTCCCCCCGCACGACGACTGCGCCTCGGTCTGCCGCGGCGGGCGTTCTCGCAGGTACTGCTGATGCAGGTGGCGATAGCCGCCGGGGTCGCCGTGCTCGCGACGGGGCTGTTCCTCGCCCCGCTCAGCGCCCAGCTCGACGACGAGGCCATGCGCCGGGCGCTCGCGATCGCGCAGACCACGGCCGCACAGCCGCAGATCGCCAGGGACATGCAGACGACCCTGCCGTCCGTGAAGGGCCCCGTACAGGTCGCCGCGGAACGGATCCGCAAGGCCAGCGGGGCCGACTACGTCGTGGTGATGAACACGCACTGGGTGCGCTGGTCGCACAAGGACACCTCACAGATCGGCGGGGTCGTCTCGACCAACCCCAGCCAGGCCCTGGCCGGCAAGGACGTCATGGAGATCGACACCGGCACGCTGGGGCGCTCGGCCCGCGGCAAGGTACCGCTGCGCGACGCAGACGGGCACATCATCGGCGCGGTCTCGGTGGGCATCAAGTACGACAGTGTGCGCGCCCGGCTGATCCACGCGATCCCGGGACTCCTCGCGTACGCGGGCGGGGCTCTGGCCGTCGGCGCATTCGCCGCGTACCTGCTCTCCCGACGGGTCCAGCGGCAGACCCGTGACCTGGCCTTCTCCGACATCTCGGCGTTGCTCGCGGAGCGCGAGGCGATGCTGCACGGCATTCGGGAGGGCGTCATCGCCCTGGACCGTGTCGGCCGCGTACGGCTCCTCAACGACGAGGCGCAGCGCCTGCTCGGGCTGGACGCGGAGGCCATCGGGCAGCCGCTCGACGACGCGCTCGGGCCGGGCCGCACGACCGATGTGCTGGCCGGACGGGTCACTGGCACGGATCTGCTGACGGTGCGTGGTCAGCGCGTCCTGGTCGCCAACCGCATGCCGACCGACGACGGCGGCGCCGTGGCCACCCTGCGCGACCGCACGGAACTGGAGCAGCTGGGCCGTGAACTCGACTCGACCCGCGGTCTGATCGACGCCCTGCGCGCGCAGGACCACGAGCACGCCAACCGGATGCACACGGTGCTGGGGCTGCTCGAACTGGAGATGTACGACGACGCCGTGGAGTTCGTCGGCGAGGTGGTCGGCGACCACAGGGTCACCGCGGAGCAGGTCACCGAAAAGATCCACGATCCGTTGCTGGCCGCCCTGCTGGTCGGCAAGGCCACGGTGGCGGCCGAGCGCGGGGTGGCTCTCTGGGTCGCGGACGGGACCCGGCTGCCCGACCGGCTGGTCGACCCGCGGGGGCTGGTCACCGTCGTGGGTAATCTGGTCGACAACGCACTCGACGCCGTCGCGGGCACCCCGCACGCGCGTGTGGAGGTCGAATTGCGCGCCGAGGGACGCACGGCCGTGCTGCGCGTACGGGACACCGGGCCGGGAATTCCGGCGGAGCGGCGGGAGCTGATCTTCACCGACGGGTGGTCCACCAAGAAGCCACCCGCGCACGGCAAACGCGGACTCGGGCTCTCCCTGGTGCGTCGGCTCGCTGAGCGGCAAGGAGGCAGTGCGGAGGCGGCGGAGGCCGACGGAGGGGGCGCGGAGTTCACGGTCGTCCTGCCGGAAGCGCTCACGGAGGCCGGTCTCGGGCCGACGGAAGGTCTCGGGCCGACGGAAGGTCTCGTGCCGACGGAAGGTCTCGTGCCGGGCCCGGAGGGCGAACCCGGCCGCGGGCCCGCACCGGAACTCGTACGACAGCCGGACGCGTTCTCCCAGGACAGCATGGGCACCACGACCGCCGAGGAGGAGTCGCGATGA
- a CDS encoding response regulator, which produces MIEVLVVDDDTRVARVNAAYVGKVPGFRVAGEAHSAAEALHRMETLPHLDLVLMDHYLPDETGLAVVQEMRRRGHQTDVIMVTAARDISTVQAAMRQGALQYLVKPFAFAGLRAKLEAYADLRRTLDGGGEAEQAQVDRIFGALSASAEPNLPKGHSPPTAELVRRALVTAEGPLSAQEIAEETGLSRQTAQRYLKLLERTGRARLTLKYGDAGRPEHRYVWATRA; this is translated from the coding sequence ATGATCGAGGTCCTGGTCGTGGACGACGACACGCGGGTTGCGCGGGTCAACGCCGCGTACGTCGGCAAGGTGCCCGGCTTCCGTGTCGCCGGCGAGGCGCACAGCGCCGCCGAGGCGCTGCACCGGATGGAGACGCTGCCCCACCTGGACCTGGTCCTGATGGACCACTACCTGCCCGACGAGACGGGCCTCGCGGTCGTCCAGGAGATGCGGCGGCGTGGCCACCAGACCGACGTCATCATGGTGACCGCGGCCCGCGACATCTCGACCGTCCAGGCGGCCATGCGGCAGGGCGCCCTCCAGTACCTGGTCAAGCCGTTCGCCTTCGCGGGCCTGCGCGCCAAGCTGGAGGCTTACGCGGATCTGCGCCGCACGCTCGACGGCGGCGGCGAGGCCGAGCAGGCCCAGGTGGACCGGATTTTCGGCGCCCTGTCGGCGAGTGCGGAGCCGAACCTGCCCAAAGGACACTCTCCCCCGACCGCGGAGCTCGTCCGGAGGGCCCTGGTGACCGCTGAGGGGCCGCTGTCGGCCCAGGAGATCGCCGAGGAGACCGGACTGAGCCGGCAGACCGCCCAGCGCTATCTGAAGCTCCTGGAGCGCACGGGACGGGCCAGGCTGACCCTCAAATACGGCGACGCGGGCCGCCCGGAGCATCGCTACGTCTGGGCGACCCGCGCCTGA
- a CDS encoding ABC transporter substrate-binding protein — MRKTARYSALAAAGLLALSSLTACANDAASTTADSGSNGGGGKGEHVKIMVGGLDKVIYMPAMLTQRLGYFNDEGLNVELLSEPAGVQAETALVSGQVQGAVGFYDHTLDLQTKGKAVESVVQFSHAPGEVEIVSNKRADDITSPKDFKGKKLGVTGLGSSTDFLTKYLAVKNGVKVSEFAPVAVGAGPTFVSALQKGAIDGGMTTDPTVATVLQKGLGKVLIDMRTPSGSQEALGGPYPSSSLYMQTDWVNSHKETVQKLANAFVKTLKWMSTHSASEIAAKMPADYSQGNKTLYATAIQSTLPMFTKDGVMPADGPETVEKVLKAFNPNIKNAKVDLSKTYTTEFVKKAVTG, encoded by the coding sequence ATGCGCAAGACCGCCAGATACTCCGCGCTGGCAGCCGCCGGTCTGCTCGCCCTCTCCTCGCTCACCGCCTGCGCCAACGACGCGGCCTCCACCACCGCCGACTCCGGCAGCAACGGGGGCGGAGGCAAGGGGGAGCACGTCAAGATCATGGTCGGTGGCCTGGACAAGGTCATCTACATGCCGGCGATGCTCACGCAGCGGCTCGGCTACTTCAACGACGAGGGTTTGAATGTCGAACTCCTGAGTGAGCCGGCCGGTGTGCAGGCGGAGACCGCACTCGTGTCCGGGCAGGTCCAGGGAGCCGTCGGCTTCTACGACCACACCCTCGACCTGCAGACCAAGGGCAAGGCCGTGGAGTCCGTCGTGCAGTTCTCGCACGCGCCCGGCGAGGTGGAGATCGTCTCCAACAAGCGCGCGGACGACATCACCTCGCCCAAGGACTTCAAGGGCAAGAAGCTCGGCGTCACCGGGCTCGGTTCCTCCACCGACTTCCTCACCAAGTACCTCGCGGTCAAGAACGGTGTGAAGGTCAGCGAGTTCGCGCCGGTCGCCGTGGGTGCCGGTCCGACCTTCGTCTCGGCGCTCCAGAAGGGGGCCATCGACGGCGGCATGACGACGGACCCGACCGTCGCCACGGTCCTGCAGAAGGGCCTCGGCAAGGTGCTCATCGACATGCGCACGCCGAGTGGATCGCAGGAGGCGCTCGGCGGCCCGTATCCCTCGTCCAGCCTCTACATGCAGACGGACTGGGTGAACAGCCACAAGGAGACGGTCCAGAAGCTGGCCAACGCCTTCGTGAAGACCCTCAAGTGGATGTCCACGCACAGCGCCTCCGAGATCGCCGCCAAGATGCCCGCCGACTACTCCCAGGGCAACAAGACGCTCTACGCGACCGCCATCCAGAGCACGCTGCCGATGTTCACCAAGGACGGCGTGATGCCCGCAGACGGCCCCGAGACCGTCGAGAAGGTGCTCAAGGCGTTCAACCCCAACATCAAGAACGCCAAGGTGGACCTGAGCAAGACGTACACCACGGAGTTCGTGAAGAAGGCCGTCACTGGCTGA
- a CDS encoding ABC transporter permease, whose translation MSPDVMPETVVAATATEPAKPGRAHSRARAARRRRIIVAAVRAVLLVAVLGLWEVFARAKIIDPFNFSMPSKIWDQVYTWVTHGTALGSLGEQIWYTLHEALLGWVIGVVAGVVFGIALGRIAFLADVLGPYIKVLNSIPRIVLAPIFVIWFGLGPASKVASAVVLVFFPVFFNAFQGAREVDRNLVANARILGASDRRVTLQVVIPSATSWIFTSLHVSFGFALIGAIVGEYIGATKGIGLLVAQSQGTFNAAGVYAAMVILAVVALLAEGLLTFAERRIFRWKPSDSES comes from the coding sequence ATGTCGCCTGACGTCATGCCCGAGACCGTCGTCGCGGCGACCGCCACCGAGCCCGCCAAGCCGGGACGCGCCCACTCCCGTGCCCGTGCGGCCCGCAGACGCAGGATCATCGTCGCCGCCGTCCGTGCGGTGCTCCTGGTCGCCGTGCTCGGCCTGTGGGAGGTGTTCGCACGCGCCAAGATCATCGACCCGTTCAACTTCTCCATGCCGTCGAAGATCTGGGACCAGGTCTACACCTGGGTGACCCACGGGACGGCGCTCGGCTCACTCGGCGAGCAGATCTGGTACACGCTCCACGAGGCACTGCTCGGCTGGGTCATCGGAGTCGTGGCCGGCGTGGTCTTCGGTATCGCGCTGGGACGCATCGCCTTCCTCGCCGATGTCCTTGGTCCATACATCAAGGTGCTCAACTCCATACCCAGGATCGTCCTCGCGCCGATCTTCGTGATCTGGTTCGGGCTCGGACCGGCCTCCAAGGTCGCCTCGGCCGTGGTCCTGGTCTTCTTCCCGGTTTTCTTCAATGCGTTCCAGGGCGCCCGTGAGGTCGACCGCAACCTCGTCGCCAACGCCCGGATCCTGGGGGCGAGCGACCGCCGGGTGACGCTTCAGGTCGTCATCCCCTCGGCCACCTCGTGGATCTTCACCAGCCTTCATGTCAGCTTCGGCTTCGCCCTCATCGGTGCGATCGTCGGCGAGTACATCGGCGCCACCAAGGGCATCGGTCTGCTCGTCGCCCAGTCCCAGGGCACCTTCAACGCGGCCGGTGTGTACGCCGCGATGGTCATCCTCGCCGTCGTCGCCCTGCTGGCCGAAGGGCTGCTCACCTTCGCCGAGCGCCGCATCTTCCGCTGGAAGCCGTCCGACTCCGAGAGCTGA
- a CDS encoding ABC transporter ATP-binding protein produces MSADTSPAIELRGASKIFKTPSGGLHTAVRELDLTIGRGEFVAVVGPTGCGKSTTLTLVSGLEEPTEGEVLVAGEPVAGVGDKVGFVFQQDATFPWRTVLSNVMAGPRFRGVPKTEAKQRAREWLARVGLSAFEDRYPHQLSGGQRKRVALAATFVNDPEILLMDEPFSALDVQTRALMSDELLELWEGTGASVVFVTHDLEESIALADKVVVMTAGPATVKQVFDIDLPRPRKVESVRLEPRFIEIYREIWESLGEEVRITRERGAANVA; encoded by the coding sequence ATGAGCGCAGACACCAGCCCCGCCATTGAGCTGCGGGGCGCGAGCAAGATCTTCAAGACCCCGTCAGGGGGTCTTCACACGGCGGTCAGGGAGCTCGATCTGACCATCGGCCGTGGCGAGTTCGTGGCCGTCGTCGGCCCCACCGGCTGCGGGAAGTCCACCACCCTGACCCTGGTGAGCGGTCTGGAGGAGCCCACCGAGGGCGAGGTCCTGGTGGCCGGCGAGCCGGTCGCGGGCGTGGGCGACAAGGTCGGCTTCGTCTTCCAGCAGGACGCCACCTTCCCCTGGCGCACGGTCCTGTCCAACGTCATGGCCGGCCCGCGTTTTCGCGGTGTTCCCAAGACGGAGGCCAAGCAGCGGGCCCGCGAATGGCTGGCCAGGGTCGGACTGTCGGCCTTCGAGGACCGCTACCCGCACCAGCTCTCCGGCGGTCAGCGCAAGCGCGTCGCCCTCGCCGCGACCTTCGTCAACGACCCCGAGATCCTGCTGATGGACGAGCCGTTCTCGGCGCTCGACGTGCAGACCAGGGCCCTGATGTCGGACGAGCTGCTGGAGCTGTGGGAGGGCACGGGAGCCTCGGTCGTCTTCGTCACCCACGACCTGGAGGAGTCCATCGCGCTCGCCGACAAGGTCGTCGTGATGACCGCGGGCCCCGCCACCGTGAAGCAGGTCTTCGACATCGATCTGCCGAGGCCGCGCAAGGTCGAATCGGTGCGCCTGGAGCCACGGTTCATCGAGATCTACCGCGAGATCTGGGAGTCCCTCGGTGAAGAGGTCCGCATCACCCGAGAGAGGGGCGCCGCGAATGTCGCCTGA